ttaaaaataatattttttattataacacatttctaacaaaaaaaaatactttaaacacAGTCCTAAACACACCCTTATTACAAGAACAAAACCTAATTCCCCACTTAATATTACAAgcacaactatttttttttattttattttttaaattcttacattatttatttatttttatttttagatgtgttttaaaaattcatttcatttaaaaaaatattaaaataattttttattgtatttttttgattattttaatgaactgatattaaaaaaaaatacctgcaCCAGTATAATCttcaatcatttatttatttttcgattatttaaaatggaaattcaataaaaaaaatactcgaccaaataaaaaaggacagttttgttttcttaggtttttttttaaaagctgtCCATCAACACAAATGATTCaaagtgataaaattaaaagaacgaggATGAAAGTGAATTTCACGCGACACAAAGGTGGTTTACCCCTCTCCCATGAAAACCAAAGCACCAGACATTTCTAAACCAGCACCCGGAAAGAAATGTCACCACAAGGTCAAAATACGGGTCGGAGGCCCGAGCTCAGGCACGACCCGGTAACAAACCGATGGGTCATTTTCTCACCCGCCCGTGCCAAAAGACCCACTGATCTCAAATCCAAATCCCCTCAAAACTCTAACCCCAACGACAACTCCTCATGCCCTTTCTGCATCGGCAACGAGCACGAGTGTGCACCCGAAATCTTCCGGGTCCCGTCTGACCCGTCCGACCCGAATTGGAAACTCCGGGTCATTGAGAATCTCTATCCCGCCCTGAACAGGAATCTCGAGGGCCCGTGTGATGAAAAGCAGGATATGGGTGTTCCGGGTCTGGCCATGGGCGGTTTTGGGTTTCACGATGTGGTGATAGAGAACCCGGTTCATTCGGTCCATCTGTGTGATATGGAGGCGAGAGATATTGGCCAAGTTTTGCTTGCTTATAAGAAGAGGATTCAGCAGATTGCTACTGTTGAATCCATTAAATACGTGCAggtttgctctttttttttgctgtacttttctttttagtgaatttgtgtgtgtgtgttttttttgtcatggtttttttatttaattcataaacATAGATTTCTTCTGGGCCATTTGTTCAAGTACGAGTAGATTCTTCagttttttctgtatttttggtaatggttttttcttcttgaatctTGAATTTGTAGCTAAACAAattaagctctttttttttttttaataatgtactGTTGATAttagcttgaattttttttaggctttgaatgatgatgatgatgatgatgatgatgattatgattTAGCCTAGATGACACACAATGTTTTGTGAACTTGTCATTCTATTGCTCCTTGAATGGGTATCGGGCGGGtatatttttgttcatttttcaaaattatatttcattgtCAATGCTTTGGAAAGACAGGCTTGGAGTCTGTACTCTTGAAAAAATGGTTTATATCTTTAGCCTTTAGGAAATTCAGAGTTTTTCTTCATGTTCTACGAATATATAGCGAGTCTGATGGTGGAGTTTGGTGTTTTTTCATGCTTGTATTCTCTCACTTGTTCGTGTTTTTGTTTAATGGTTCTGTTAATATGATTATGTAACCTAGCCCACCATATATTCATTAGCTGTTGTGATGTATTTTTCCTGCaaaattctctctttttgtattttttttttaattttttgcgtAACTTAAAATTTGGAATGCATCATTCTATTATTCAGGCTTCTTTGAACCCATAAAATCTGTGTGCATGCGCATCCTCACAGTATTGCTTACCTTTCAATTAAGGTGTGATTTGACTTGTCTAGCTTTTGCACTATTAGCAACCTGAACCCAAAACGGTCTTGATTTCATTGGTAAGGTGTTCAAGAACCATGTTGCATCTTCTAGAACACCGATGAGTCATCAACATGTTGGTTTTATTGGTTAGTGATTGTCAAGAGCTTATTTGAACATGTTTTATTcgttcttaatttttcatttagttaataatttgttttattttatcctttttcagCAATGGGATTTTAGTTAATTCATTAATGTGGATTTACGAAATTGGATTTCGTTCAAGTGTGTGTGGATATTTATGTTCCTGGGAGTTTTGAATCAATGAATACATGTAGCTTTGCTTTTTGTAGTTGGATTTGgagaattttagtttaaaatgttTGCGCTTATTGTTTTGGGGTACTTCACTAGTAATTAGGATTGTTTCACTGTCATGGAAATTTTCTGTTCTGCCTTGTGTCCTCATGTCTGCATAACTAAAAAGGAGGCTGCATTTAAAGTTAAACCCATGAGATTTGCATGCACATGTATGTGTTTTTGTGCAATCTCATCTGCTTTGCTTTCCTGTCATGTTAAACTGCATCTGAACTTGTTTCTCTGTTGCATTGATATGCAATTGAACTGACAATGGTCTTTGTTTTACACTTTAAGGTGTTCAAGAACCATGGCGCATCTGCTGGAGCATCGATGAGTCATTCACATAGCCAGATACTGGCTCTTCCCATTATTCCTTCATCAGTTTCTGCTCGATTTGAGGGCATGAATGAGTACTTTGAAAAGACAGGAAAATGCAGTCTATGTGAAGTTCAAGCAAAAGAACTTTTGATTGATGAATCGACTCATTTTATCTCCATTGTTCCTTTTGCTGCCACATTCCCTTTTGAGATATGGATTATTCCCAGGGCGCACTCCTCTCATTTCCATGAATTTGACTGTGAGAAGGTAATTTTCAGTTATTGGTTCTGCAGATTGAATCCTTTATTTTGCACAGGTTTTCAAATACAACCACATATTGTTGTCCCCCCCcacctccccccccccccctttttggGTCTGACAACGacattattgaaattttaataattaatttcatcccttcGTAAAGAGGAAAAGGGTGTGAAAATAGTCATTAAGACACCATGATTTACATTTATGATCCTTAGGTTATTTTGTTAGATACTTTAAATtgaaatcacaagaaaaaacgAGGGTagtattttttgattttgttgaacCCAGAATTCCTTTCTAAATGTTTGTGGCTTGAGCTTGGGGAAGTTATTGTCCTGTACCAGTTTAGCCCTTAccttaaatcttaaaatttgaaaagaatagCAAGGAATCATATGTCGAAAGAGTACGTTTGAAAGGTGTGTttggattttcttcattttttataattatttggtataattttgcaaaagaaaatattgttgtcttttcttttcttttcttttcagaaataaaaagaactatGTTGGTACAGAGACAATTGTAAAGTAATTAGGAGTCTTTACATTTATTTGGGAGGAGTAAGGTGCCATATGATGGAATAActaaaagtaaattaataagATGGTTGTGTATTTAAGGATGCTACCTTGCTAGGTGAGGCTTAATAAAGTGATTATGATAAAGCAATGGACTGTAATAACGCATGTAGAGTTTTCTCTCCACCTTTTTTCTCTGTGAAGTATAAGATGCAAATTTTACTCATGTAATTCGTATAACCTGTAAACTATGTGATGTTTTGAGCCTTAGATAAAGGTTTTCCTGTAATTGTCTTTGCACATGGTAGGGTTCTTTTCCGTGATTGTCATTTTATCCTGATTTATGTGGAATTCTGCAGATGGTTGATCTCGGTGGATTGCTGAAGCTCATGCTTAGGAAGATGTCTCTACAACTGAACAACCCGCCATTTAACTTCATGATCCAGACCTCTCCCCTTCAGGTTAAAGAATCAGAATTATTCTATTCTCACTGGTTTTTACAGATAATACCTCAGTTGAGTGGGGTCGGGGGGTTTGAAATTGGAACTGGCTGCTACATAAATCCTGTTTTCCCCGAGGATGCTGCAAAGGTTATGAGGGAAGTTAATCTGCAAGTGGAGGGTTGAACTGATCACATTCATACCAGTAATATACCTTAGATTTACATGAGAAGCTGAAAAAGAAGGGTAATAAGGAGAAGATAGTCTCATCAATaggaactgttttttttttatgttgtgtttGTGCAAGGAAAGTAGAAGCATATTCATTTGAAGTGTGCGGCAAAAGCTCTCATGTGTCCCGCATGGctaatgctttctttttttttccggctAGTGCATCATGCTGTTGTTAATAACTTAATAATGCAAGACAGAGAGAAAGTCAAGAGAGCAACACCTTTGAATGACAGGAAGAAATCGACTGTCATGGCATAGAAAGGAGATCAGATCTACTCGAACAGTTTGGCATGACGGTATCCAATGCTTTCTAGTTTCTAAATTCCAACCCCTGTTCTCTTTAAACGCTGCATGATTAAAGTTTTAAATGATGGGTCAAAATGCCTTTGGAGTGAGATGTCAAAATTTCTTGGTGTTAACTAAACACcaagaaagaaagtaaaagacCAATGGAGAAGCCATCCTAGTCTCTTTGCCTCATTACTCTCTCAAACCCTTTGGAGAAAGTTGAAAAGAGGAAGGGCCGAATCATCTTTGTCGTTTTAATTTTTCGGTTTGAGCAAGCACGAATAAACTTTGGAGCTACGCATGCCCAGAAAGGGCATGCTTTTCTCCCATCCTATGATGTGCATTTTGCTTCaactatttgttttttgctgTTCTGGACCACTGTGATTTGTGCCCATAAATATTGTCGAGTGTGTTATCGTGAGAGCATGTTGATTGTATTGCTTGTATAATTTGTTAATCAATCAATAATAATCATGGGAATTCTTCTAAAAGATTaacctttgattttttaacatgatattagaATTTTACGCTATAAAAAGTCATGTAAAATTAAGTAGGttatttggaaaaaatcaataggtattttgaaaatacatcaaattaaatattttgatttatatctcttttgatttttttagtttttttttattgtttgtgtttttttttcatttattaatgaacatagtttttaatttgtttaattgcatacatgcataaaatattttatcttcacttataattttttaaactataaaaacgTGTTGAAAAAGCTtctgtataaatatttttgttgaaaataaaatatctagttTTGGACAAAATATGTGTCAAGTATCTAAGTATGCACTAGCAATTGTGTACTGTTCCTAAAGTCACCCAatgtaaaaagaaagaataaaagcaCGTGTTTTTCTATTCCAATGTAAGTTGAATTTATGAACCATATATCAAGACAAGTCTTTCTGTTCAGACGATTTTAAAAGTAGTTCTCCTACAGTGAAGAGAAATCGGAGAAAAACCTAATGAGTCTTTTTCAATGATAATCTCGCTaatgttaataagaaaaacatgtttgaaactaggggtgattaaaaaaaaaactagtttatctataatatttgtacTATCTGATATAACATAActtcttaaaatcaaataatttaaatattataaataacgagtcaaaaaacctaataaatatatattatgggtCGGGTGTAGATTGAGATCATTGAAATCCGCTCAACTTAACTCAACTCGTATAACTCAATGTATGTACCTCGAGTTCTtggtataaataatatttttccttctttctttttatatttttcctctCTCGCTTTTACACTTATAATttccttttattcttttaatctctttcccttctctttatttctcatttttacAGAAgttatagatatttattttgaaatttaatatgataaagTGACAATGGGTTTTACAATTCCAATCTTTTCTATTTGGTAACCAAGGAACcattagaaaacaaatgaaaattttaagaattcagattaaacttttatttttttagtctaatCATAAATCCAAAAGCACTTTATATTCTCTTCCTACTAGTTTGTCTTTGTATCATATTGCACcctaataattttataaaatgcttgactatgatttttgttttgatttgattttatgtaGAATTTGTGATAGTTTTCATGTTGTCCCTAATATATACATTCTAGCAATCTTATATAGTTCCAACAGTTGtatctagatattttttttaggattgtCGATGAATAAAAGAGTTAATATGCTTAATTCGTGTATATCTATAATATCTATAAAACTTTTAGTTAAACTTGATACATCCAACCTACTCgggctaaaaataaaataaaattgaatgggtcatgtttatattttgtaaaatatcaaaaattaggTTGAATATAATTAAAGTCAAAACCCGATCCACTTTATCCATGAACATCCatattcaaaattcattttagaaGCAGGGGCTAGGCCCAAAACTTCGAAACATATTCTTAGCTTTCAATGTGTATTACAATTATGcctactttttcttcattttgttcatcaaacttttttttttattgcatcctTTTGTGAGATATTTTGGGTGTTTTATGAATTGATAATCTTTTATCTTCAAGTGTTCTACATATTTgatggtttttattaaattttagaacttTGTTGCAGACCAATTTAAtgagatatagtttaaaattatagtaaaaatcacaattaaaaaaaaagaaccaaactaaaaaata
This genomic interval from Populus nigra chromosome 11, ddPopNigr1.1, whole genome shotgun sequence contains the following:
- the LOC133706337 gene encoding ADP-glucose phosphorylase-like, whose product is MSPQGQNTGRRPELRHDPVTNRWVIFSPARAKRPTDLKSKSPQNSNPNDNSSCPFCIGNEHECAPEIFRVPSDPSDPNWKLRVIENLYPALNRNLEGPCDEKQDMGVPGLAMGGFGFHDVVIENPVHSVHLCDMEARDIGQVLLAYKKRIQQIATVESIKYVQVFKNHGASAGASMSHSHSQILALPIIPSSVSARFEGMNEYFEKTGKCSLCEVQAKELLIDESTHFISIVPFAATFPFEIWIIPRAHSSHFHEFDCEKMVDLGGLLKLMLRKMSLQLNNPPFNFMIQTSPLQVKESELFYSHWFLQIIPQLSGVGGFEIGTGCYINPVFPEDAAKVMREVNLQVEG